gtaaaaccacgattataaaaaattatatagattccTTATAATCGAAATTCCGTAAATTGTAATGCACCATATACCGAGCCACagataacaaaacaatatgaCCGAGCCGGCTCCGGTtatcagtaattttttttttatcatactttttttttttatctttaatccGAACAgcagtttttgtttttcacgGCATTcgattgataatttattaattattaatttattataatttataataggtagtttaCAAAACATTACATCACCTATTCATTCATTTCAATAATTCGAATTGGACGAACTGGTAGTCGGCACGTCGCTACATCGTCGAATTTCTGGTTGGATTTCCTGTGCATTACGCACTATCCACCAATAGTCGACTGTACAGGCGTTCAAGACCGGATTCACGCCGAAGTCCCTTTACTGCCACTATGATCAAGTCTAAGGCTTTGTTGTCCAGGACGTGCTTGTTTAAGGAGAGCCGATCGTTTTCGGAATATCGGCGGTCGTTGAGCACCAAACTAGAACCCATCAAAATGTCGTTCACATCATACGAGTCAGCTGCCGATGGTGGACAAAAACCTCCAATCATCATCATGCACGGTCTGTTTGGTTGCAAGTCCAATTGGAATAGTTTGTCCAAATCCCTTCACAACATGACCCGCAgaaaagtatgtatttatacagttTCTCAAATGTATACCTAAACGGTTtgcaaaaatttacaatttatttaaacaaaatatgattaattataatcataacagaattttataattctacttTAATTCTTCCAATCACTACCTAattgtttcaattaaatacataattaataactaggtacttataaaaatgtagcaattattatcaaatcttgtcataatgtatttttatttacataggtttattgaacaattttattgtcttttaacattttatatatcaaaaatttattacaataagttataaagtataatattctgtaaGTTTAGAATTGTAatgctatacattataattattaatattattatgtaggtactcttTTAGTatcattttaacatattttagtaaatatataaagatttaaaatgtatagaatacttagaatattaataaaaaggtCAAACATTAAACCCTAGATTAGATTAGAAATTCATTCAGTGGCTaatgtaattgtatattattctattagtttttattagctATATAGATACctcataaatatgtatgaacTATTGCCATttgtttaacaaattaatttaaaaatcatcaaactgtaggtataaactataaagtcaatctacaaaattataactgaCTGTtgagtcatattttttctagtaaaagtatttattgttattttatctcttaaatacttttgttatctgatttactttttgtttctattatatttaatgaatttaacatACCTATTGTATTTTGGTTAATTGTTTCCGGGCATTAATTTCCTTttcttattaagtattatttaaattgtacaatgaaatatatagatgtatatttaatagcttaatacataaaaattacctatacaattttagatgCAAATTTCTACTTtttcatgaataattattactggCACTAAAAGAAAGAAATTGTTGGTACCTATCttcattatgaaaataaacatcgtatacaatttttactgaaataaaatgcgtgtaaatgtaatattttttagagaaaatgttaaaattgtttgttgtaaaataatgcaatagataatattataaaaaattacctatttattgtatattattaacacataaaaaaactttatagttattacaaagttcttataaatgcataactttttaaatatatttagttatgcCTTGTTTCTGGTTTTAAGGTAATTACTGTTGATGCAAGAAATCATGGAGACTCACCACATACTTTAGAGCATACATATCAGCTTATGGCTGaagatgttaaatatttaatggaaGATTTAGGTGTAAAAAAAGCTTCATTAATTGGTCATAGCATGGGTGGCAGAACAATGATGTACTTAGCAGTCATCTATGTAaggtttgttttaaaatattactatttgtattaattacataccagtgaaaaaataaacggaaaaatatttttagccaGAGCTTGTGGAATCTTTAATACCAGTTGATATATCGCCAATCAACAGTAAAGAAGTGAGTGATATCCAAAGTATTTTAGATGTCTTAAGAGGTGTAAATTTAGATACTAATGGACCTATATCAAAAGTTCGAAAATTGGCAGATGAACATATGAAAACTTCAATTGAGGTAtgttaagttataagtataaccaatttgtaattgttgagtttaaataatcattatttaagcCTTTAAggttacttaatttttaaactatattatagtttgattAATAGACATCACTAGGTATCATAAAGAAGATATACAGTTTTAAGGAAAATATTTCATCCAccacaatttgttttaatttacaaaatattataagaatattaaattactaagtattataacttatacaatttttactataaacacTGATTGTaacttaaataggtaatttctaaaattttaatttaacaaaataacaaattacacAAGTATCTAAACTCTACacacagatttttttttaatgtagtgtattattcagaaattattattatctatatgttaagttagttttaaattatttattgaagaaaatatatctacattttatttcttactgtattttttttaataattggtagAAAGAAACTATCTGATTTTATCAAGTCAAATACAGAAATAAATCTAAGATTCttttacaatgtaaaattatcatattgatatgaaaataaatagtttttttttttttaaatatttaaaatatcttaacttTTGATTTCATAgacttaaaacattttgattataatattttaaaatttgaatttagatattaaatgtaatatgtataataattatttcctttgtattgttaaaatgtgAGGTAATTTCTTTGGATAGctatttttgaagttttactGAACCAATTTGtggggtttttattttaaacacagaGTGTTTGATATGTTTAAGACATTTAATGAGAAagtttcagaaaaaaaaaatgattaaaaagttattagaaATATGTATTAGTTTTCTGAAGGTACCTAGTGACACACATTACCTGCTGTAACTTGCTGTATGTATGCACTTATGCTCATAACTCCCACTACGTTTTATTTGTCTTTACCTgcattggttattttttaatttccaaatttatagaaatttgaaaGTGTTTGTGAtatctataagtataataaaattatagaagtaaaatcactttttattttatgctatttatacattttttttttttcatataattattcaattatttttattttaaatattttatttactataatcagGCAGTGATGGTTAATTTAACTAGTTATTATCGAATAGCttgaaatagtatattaatattaacaactatttattgtttacttattaatacattttgttctaTGTTATACAGAGTCCAATACTTCGACAGTTCCTCTTAACCAATCTTATTGAAGTGGACAGAAAATACCAATGGCGAGTAAATATAGAATCCATCAatgctaattttaaaaataatcttgcTGTGTTTCCACCTTTGCAATCAACATATAATGGTCTAACATATTTCATTGGAGGCGGAAATTCACTTTTCTTGAAACCATCAGACCATGAGGCCATCAAACAGATATTCCCTTcagttaaatttgattatataccTGGTGCTGGCCATTGGTTACATGCTGAAAAACCTCACGAGTTTTTGAAATTAGTATCACAATTTTTAGctactgtataaaataaaagtataatttttagactgtaatttattgaatagatttttgttcaaattaaaactCTCAAATGTTACCTAATAATGCTTGGTGGAACTtcctttgaaaaaaataatagaattgtttgttaattcaaacttttaagtctgaaaaattaaaaaaaaacttatgataaaatttgtgatttaaaatgttcaaatatattttcctttgttaaatattattgttttattcttttttttatttgatatatttacaatctatacatggtttaataaataagctcaataacaataaaacaataacatttagAATTAGAATAGGAAGGCTCTCAAAGATGTTACCTGACaagtttaagttaatattactaattgtCAATTGTTATGGACTTTTAgctaattgtataatatacatttaattatattcagaTTAGTTACTAAGAAATACTCTAGAAAAGTGTTTTTCATAACAGAATGAATCATATTCCATATTAAATAGTGTgtctattacattttgatttatggaaaatattat
The DNA window shown above is from Aphis gossypii isolate Hap1 chromosome 2, ASM2018417v2, whole genome shotgun sequence and carries:
- the LOC114128590 gene encoding protein ABHD11-like — translated: MIKSKALLSRTCLFKESRSFSEYRRSLSTKLEPIKMSFTSYESAADGGQKPPIIIMHGLFGCKSNWNSLSKSLHNMTRRKVITVDARNHGDSPHTLEHTYQLMAEDVKYLMEDLGVKKASLIGHSMGGRTMMYLAVIYPELVESLIPVDISPINSKEVSDIQSILDVLRGVNLDTNGPISKVRKLADEHMKTSIESPILRQFLLTNLIEVDRKYQWRVNIESINANFKNNLAVFPPLQSTYNGLTYFIGGGNSLFLKPSDHEAIKQIFPSVKFDYIPGAGHWLHAEKPHEFLKLVSQFLATV